CCATGATCGCCGGATCGCTCGGCATGCTCCCCAGTGCGAGTCTTGGCAAATCCAAGGGTAGGTCCTGCCGTTTCGGCATGTACGAACCGAGTGGAGGCACCGCTCCCGACATCGCTGGCAAGGGAATCGCTAACCCAATCGCCCAGATCCTGAGTGTCGGAATGATGCTTCGGCACTCGCTCAATGAGGCGGCTGCCGCCGAAGCCATCGATGCCGCCGTCCGCAGCGTGATCGCATCCGGTCTTCGTACCGGGGATATCTGGTCCGAGGGAACAACCAGAGTCGGCACGGCTGAGATGGGTGATGCCATCGCGAAGGCGATTTGAAGCAGATCTGAGAGAGAGTGCCTTCAGTCGGCCGGAAATTTCTTGCCAAAGAGACCGCATGGAAGGCAATTTCCTTCATGGCAGCGACACGCACTCCTGACGAGATTTTCTACCGGGGGACTGACTCCTTTTTTAACGCCCATGCAGATATCGGGCTGACTTTTGATGACGTCACGCTGGCGACACTTTATTCGGATATTCTGCCGAGCCAGACTCAGCTTGATTCCCGGCTGACCGAGGCCCTGCATCTGAATATCCCTGTCGTCTCAGCCGACATGGACACAGTCACCGAATCACGCCTCGCGATCGCCATGGCACTGAACGGGGGTCTCGGACTCATTCATTACAATATGCCCGAGAAGGACCAGCTCTGGCATGTCAGCCGTGTGAAATACCATGTGCAGGGACTGATCCAGGACCCTATCAAGGTATCGCCCGATCAATCCATCGGGGACGTCCTCCAGCTCATCGAAGAGAAGAACTTCGGCTTCAGCACGTTTCCTGTTGTCGATGAGAGCGACAGACTCGTCGGACTGCTCTCCGGTCATGTGGTCAAGCCACGCTATGCTTCTAAAAAGGTCTCCGAGGCGCTAACACCGCGCAGTCAGGTCCGCACACTCTCTCGGAAGGAACTCGGGAAGGATCCGATAGCCGTAGCTGACAAGTTCTTCACCGAGCATGTAGGGATCCACAAACTGCTGGTCGTGGATGATGAGGATCGTCTCCACGGCCTGATCACCATGAGCGATGTCGAGAAAATCACCCAGGAACGCAAGGCTCAGTTCAAGCCCGCCCGCGACTCCCAGTTCCGCCTGATCTGTGGTGCGGCCGTCTCCGCAACGCGCAATGCTTTTGGGGAGCTTGATAGGGAGCGAATCCTGAATCATGTCGGGGCGCTCATCGAACGAGGCGTCGATGTTGTCGCTGTCTCCACGGCCCACGGCCATAGCAAGGGGGTGGGAGACACCGTCAAGGTGCTGCGCGATGCGTTCCCCAAACTGCCGATCATCGCTGGGAATGTCACCAGTGCATCTGGCGTCGAGTATCTGGCCGACTGCGGCGCGAATATCATAAAGATAGGGCAGGGGCCCGGATCCATCTGCACCACTCGCATCGTGGCAGGAGTCGGTATTCCACAGATGACAGCCCTCTATGTCTGCTCGAAGGCCGCAGAAAAAAAGAAGGTATCCATTCTGGCCGACGGCGGCATCACCAAATCCGGCGACATCGTGAAGGCGCTAACCATGGCGCAAGGGGTCATCTGCGGTGGTATGTTCGCAGGCTGCAACGAGGCTCCGGGTGAAGTCGTCGAAATTGGAGGGAAACCCTACAAGCAGTACCGCGGCATGGGGAGTCTCTCAGCGATGAATGCTGGCAGTGCCGCCCGGTATGGTCATGACAAGAAGGACACCACCCGCAAGGTGGCTGCCGAAGGGGTCGAGGCACTCAAGGAGGCCTGTGGGCCCGTGGACCGAGTGCTCGCGAGTCTCATTGGCGGTATCCAGAGTGGCATGGGATATCTCGGTGCCGCCAATCTGGAGCAACTCCGCGAGAAAGCCCGCTACATTCGCGTCAGCCCGGCCGGCCAGCGAGAGGCCTCCCCCCATGACGTGGTGGAGTTGAAGACCCGGAACTAATTGTCTTCTAGCAGCCGCCCTGCGGCGGATTACCAGCCTAGAATCAATGCGAAAACCAGAGGTGCGACGATCGAGGCGTCCGACTCGATGATGTGCTTGGGTGTATTGATGCCGAGCTTGCCCCAAGTGATCTTCTCATTCGGGACGGCGCCGGAGTAGCTGCCGTAGCTTGTGGTGGAATCGCTGATCTGGCAGAAATAGCCCCAGAGCGGAATCTCGGGACGCTGGAGATCCTGATGGAGCATCGGGACCACGCAAATCGGGAAATCACCGGCGATGCCGCCACCGATCTGGAAAAATCCGATGGAGCCGTCCGGGGAGCCGGCATGCCGGCCAGTTCCCGCACTTGCCGTGAGTGGCTTCGAGTTCTTCGTGTACCAGTCAGCGAGCGCAATCATGTACTCGATGCCTGTGCGGACGGTATGGACATTCTTCACATCGCCGCTGATGACGTGTCCGGCAAACATATTGCCTAGCGTGGAGTCCTCCCAGCCCGGGACGAACATCGGGAGGTTTTTCTTGGCGGCCTCCATCAGCCAGCTATTTTTCGGGTCGATCTGATACTCGAGCTTCCCGCTCAGTAGGATGCGGTACATGAACTCGTGTGGGAAGAGGCGCTCACCCTTCTTGTCAGCGGCTTCCCACTCCTGAAGGACGGCCGATTCGATCCGGCGCATTGCCTCCATCTCGGGGATGCAGGTGTCGGTGACGCGGTTCATGTGACGCTCCAGAAGGGCCACCTCGTCAGCGCCTGTAAGATCACGGTAGTTCGGCACGCGCTCGTAGAAATCGTGGGCGACGAGATTAAACACATCTTCCTCCAGATTCGCCCCCGTGCAGCAGATGGCGTGGACCTTGTCCTGGCGGATCATCTCCGCAAGTGAGAGTCCCAGCTCCGCAGTGCTCATTGCTCCGGCGATCGTCATGAACATGGAACCACCCTTGTCGAGGTGGGCGGTGTAGCTGTGGGCCGCATCCTTCAGTGCGGCGGCATTGAAGTGACGGTAGTGATGCTCGATGAAGTTGGAGATGGGGCCGGAAGTGGACATGGTGCTGAAAGAATTGGTGAAGAATGATGAAACCTGAAACTTGAAACCTGAAGAAGCCGTAAATTACGCAATGATCGATCCCCGAAGACAGGCGACTAAATCAAAAGGCCGCACCGGTTGCCCGGCGCGGCCTCTAAAATTAACAATACTACTGGAGAAATCAGTTATTGATCTTCTGCTCGACCTTGTTGGCGGCCTTGGTCACGTCGCGACCTGCAGCGCTGACATCCTGACCAACACCACTGACGGTATGGCAAGCGGAGAGCGAAAAGGCGGCGATGGCAACGAGGGCTAATGAGAATAGGTGTTTCATAGATTTCTACGAATGCCAAAAATCCTCTCATCTGTCGATCCGAAGAACGTTCTGTCTCTGTAAAAGTTGTGAGTAACTGTGAGGGGGGCGGGGGGGCGGAATCGATAAAGCCCATGCCTGTAAAAGGGCAGGGGCTTTTTTGCTACTCCCACTTTCGATCCGCAAACCATGTTTCAGGCGGTATCTTTGATTCTCTTCTTAATTAAAATAATGGCAAATATAGTTTGCATTATATTAATATATATACCATTAATATAAACTATGATTTCCATCCTTGGAGAACGAGAGGCAATGAAAGAACTGGGCAGGAGGCTCAGGCTCCATCGCCTAAAGCAAAATCTCCCCCAGCAACATGTTGCTGATCTGGTGGGGATCAGTATGCCTACTTACCGCAAAATTGAGGCTGGGGTGGGGAGTGTGGAATTCCGACATGTCGCGAGGGCCCTTGGGGTCCTAGGATTCAGCGAGGCTCTGCACAACCTGATTCCGGAACCTGAAACTACTCTTAAGCTGAAGGATCTTCTCGCGCCGGAACGATTGAAGGCATCCCCAAGAACTTCCAAATAAATGGAGAAGAAGCTTCAAGTCCATTGGTGGGATGGATCCGTCGTGGGGCATCTGGTCCATCGGGGAGCCGTTTATTTCGTTTATGATGAAGACTGGCTGCGGCGCGGTCTGAATCTCTCGCCTATCAGCCTGCCATTCACCGATCTGGCATTTAATGGAAGCAAGGGGGTCGACGGACTTCCCGGCCTTATCGCGGACTGCTTGCCTGATGCCTGGGGGCGGAAAGTGGCTCGTGCCGAATTCGCGGCCCGAATATGGGGGGAACCAAGTATCATGTCGCTTCTCGCTTGGAGGGGGAGGCGGGGGCTCGGAGCACTTGGATTCGAACCGGCAACGGAAACGGGCGATTCCAAACTGGAACAGGTCAGTGCGAAAGCTTTGGCCAAGGGAGCCGCTGAAATTGACCGAGGAAGCCCCTCGGAGGTTTTACCCCAGTTGGTCCGAGGAGGAACAGCGGGAGGAGCTCTGCCAAAGTCCATCGTTCTCTCTTACCCAGATGGGACTCTCCGAGTGGGAGAACCTGATGGGGAGGGAACACCAAGCCTGCTGAAGTTTGATGCAACCGAAGATGGTGTTCATGCCCGCTGCGAGCATGTCTTTGCCCAGATGGCCCGAGGAGCTGGCATTGATGCGGTGGAGACGAGGCTCCTGGAAGAGTCGGTGGATTCTTCTAGAAGGCATCTCCTGGTGAAGCGCTTTGATATTCCCGATCAGACAAGTCCTTCGCCTAAGACATTGAGGAGGCATTTTCATACGGTCAGTGGTTTGCTCCACAAGGAACCAACCGACCTCGACTATCGGGACCTATTCCGTCTAGCCCTGCGACTTCATTCAGCTTCTTCGCAGCTCCGCGAAATCGCGCGGAGGATGATCTTCAATGTGATGGCATCTAATATGGATGATCATGCCAAGAACCATGCCTTTCAATTGGACGAAGAATTTGGGCTCTGGAGCCTCACTCCTGCCTATGACATGACATTCTCTCCCGGGCTTCTTTCCCGAGGAATGACAGTGTCGGATGAAACATGGCCGTTATCAACGACCATGGAGGCGCTCTGTCTCGACGCCGGCCTGAGTCGTGAGGAATACCGCGAGATCTTCGAGGCTGTGGAGTCTTCGCTCCAAAAGTGGCCGGAGTTGGCGAAGGAGCATGAAATACCCGAGGTCAAGGTCCGTGAGATCAGCGAGCGGTTCTCCAGAATCCGGGAGAAAGTACTACAAACTGGTTAGAAAGCCACCGATCCATCTCTCTCTCAAAGCGCGGCTTCTGAGACTCATGGTAGCCTTGGAATTATTTTTTGGATCTCGAGCGACGGGTTCCTAGCCCCTCTGATTGGCCAACAATGGTTTTAGGATTAGCCAATTTCGGAGGATCAGAAATTCCTCCAAGAAGGTTTTCAGTTTCCGGTTGGGGTAAGGAGTAGTGACGTCTGTCACGAAGTGTCTGGATGCCTTCCTCCCATGCCAGAAGCATGTGTTTCCCAAGATCTCGAAAATCCGGATGTTCGCTGATCGCTTCACGGACTTTTGGAGCTGTGTCGGTGATCGCCTCGCAGATTGATTCGATCATGAGAGATTGTTCACGGAGGGGGATGCCGAATTCCCGAGCAATGAAGGTTTGTAGATTCTTTCCTGGAGCCCAGGTTTTCTTGCCCATGAAGGCAATGCCGGGTGGCTGGTTCTGGTAGCCAGGGTAGACCACGGTAGTTAGGAGATCGTAGGCCGGTGAAACGCGGGCATCTGTTTTGCTGGAGTAGATCAGCGCCAGATTCTTGGCATGGCAGTCGGCATTACGGAGGGCATAGGTCAGCAGAAGCATGAGGCTGAGCTGACGGAAGGCCTCTCGCTGAGTTGGACCGGGAACATGGTTGCGGACCCCCTTCGCGATGCGTTCCCATGTGGTATCGTATTTCTTTTCCGGTGAAAGTCCCAGAAGGCAACAGAAGTCCTCCATACCCAGATGGGGGCGCCCTTCCTCATCGACATCAAAGCGGTGTGCGATGAGAGCTTTGCCATCCATGGAGATCTCGGTTTTGGTAGCAGGGAGGACTTTAGCGGCCACCTGCATGCAGAGGTGTTCATTGAGGGCTGCATAGGGGAGATTACGCGAGGAACCCTTGATGATATGTTTTCCAGTGAAGAGGGTGGTTTTGTTAAAAGCCTCGATGCCGAAGGTGGTATCGGTGCCATCAAGGAATTTTGGGATGACTCCTGAGACACCGCTCGTGGCGTGCTGGCGTACAAGTTCCGCAAAGGCTTCTTCGGAGTTATCACCTTCAAGGACTTCAGCGACTTCAAATGGTTGTGGGGGTGTTGCTAGATCTGCCCCTGGAGCGGAAACTTGGATGCGTCCGATCATGTGACGTCCCACCACGGAGAGAAGAGCTGTAGGTTCAGATCCAATATGGGGTCCGAATTTTTCCTGAAGGACCTTGAGTAGGTAACCTTCCGGAAGGTTCATCTGAAAAATTGGATGGAGGGGAGCATCCCAGCCGTAGGATTCTGTTCTCACTGGCATGGTGAGAGAAACAAAGTCTGCCGGATCGACCTCCGGGTGGTAGGTCATCACAGATTTGAAGGAACCGACTGGCTCCAGGGTGCCAACCTCGCGACCGAGAACGTGGACAGAAAGTTTCATGAGCCTCCTAGCTCTTTGCGGAGTTCATCCAGATTACCTGCCGAGCCGGTTGGACGGACATCGAGTTCGAGACCTAGGACTGTCAGTAATGAGATGAGCTTCCGGAGGCCAAATTCGGGTAGGTGTCCGTTCTCCAGCCGGGAGAGGGAAGCACTGGGGACCCCTGCGGACGCGGCGAGTTCCTTTTGTTTGAGGCTTAGCTCTTTCCTGCGGCTTGCAAGAAGTTGGCCGAACTCTGCTGTAGTCTTCATAAAGTGATAAATAAATCAAAAATATGACCATTCAAGGTAAAAGATGACAAATAAATCAATATATTGATTCCGTATGGCCTGTAATTTTTATGGGAGTGGAGGGGCGCTTGCTCCCAAGCAGGAGCACGAGAAGCGATAGGGAGGGTCAGAGTCCTTGGCATGTACATTGCCAAAAAAAACAATGCCCCAGTGGATGCTGTAACTCTGCTCAATAGCCGTCGCGTACCAGCCCGCCTCCATTCCAGCGAAGTGGCTGGGATGCTTGGATTCCAAGACCACGATATCCCGGTACTGGTTATTGCGCGGTTATTGATACCGCTGGGTAAGCCAGCGACTAATGCCCCGAAGTATTTTGCCTTGGTCGATGTGTTGGCTGCGGGACAGGACCGAGAGTGGCTTGCGCAAGCCACTCGGGTGCTGACCAAGTACTGGAGGGACAAGAACTCCCGCAAACGCACCGCAGGGGCGGAGGGTGATGAGTCGGGGCAATAGCTCATCTTTATCCGGAGGCAGATTCGTTTTTGGGTGAGTTGAAGGGGATGATCTTCGCCTCGTATTCCTCCAAAGGGGGTAGTGTTACCTGCGCCCTGCGTGCATAGGCACGGTGGACAGCCTTGCTGTTATGGCCGAGTGCCTTCTGGGCGAAGCGCTCAGGGTAACCGGCAACCTGAGCGCGTTCCGCCCAGGCGTAGCGGTAGGAGTGTAGGGATATCCCTTTGGTTCCAAGCCCGTCGCAACGCTGCTTGAACTCGGTTGCCCTGTCACCTGCCCTCACGGTGAAAAGGTAGGGGAAGAGGAGTCCCGTTATCGGGCGGTCCTTGAGGATGGCCTCGACCTCTTTGCCGAATCGGATCTGAGTGGGCTCTACGCTCCGCCACTTGGTCTTCATGCGGAAGAAGGTGATGACTTGGTTATCCCAGTCGACATCTTCGGCCTTCAGGCTGGCCAGGTCTGACTGGGATGCCCCGAGATGCCAGGCCATTTTGTAAAAGGCTTTGCGTTCGGGATTGTGCTCCCGCTCGACGATACGGGTGTGTTCCTCAAGGGTGATGCCGCGCTTTTCCTTGAAGCGGATAACCGGCCATTGGCGTTTCGGCATGATCGGCCAAGCGATCCATCCCATATCGATGCAGAAGTTGTGAAGTCGCCGCAGGAAGATGTTGGTGGAAACCGTTCCGTTTTTAACGCAGTTGAGAAGCTCCTCGGCATGAGTCTCGATGAGGATCTTGGGCAGCAGAGGCTTGATCGCCTTGTCCTTGGAAAAGGTGGTCCAGCGTTTGAGGTTGGCACCTGTCTTCATTTCGAGGTGGGTCTGAAGGGCAATTCCCCATGTGCGGGTTGTAACACCGGAATCGCTGCCTGCCAGATAAGCCCTGGCAATCTGCAGGTTGAGCATCGGCTGTCGCAGGGCCGTGTTCTTGTGTTGAACGATCTGCTCTGCCTCATCGGCTGAGATCTTGCCCAAGCTGGTTCTTGAGCCGGTCTGCGAGGCGACGCAGTAGTAGGTTCCTCCGCGGGTTCCACGGCGGATGAGTCGGTAGCGTTTTTTCATGCGGTTGGCGCAGCCGCGATGTTGAACGAGCCGATTCCCGGGTAGTTACCGAGTAGTGGGTGAGTCACCACCCGCACTCGGTGACTAGCCCCAAAACGGTTTTTTTGGTGTCCGTTTTGGTGTCCGTTTGGTGTCCGCTACCTCTAGAGCGTTTATTTATATGGCTCTAGGAGGTGGAGGCGGGGGACGGAATCGAACCGTCGCATGGGGCTTTTGCAGAGCCCGGCCTTACCACTTGGCTACCCCGCCTTGAACTACTTTCAGATTAGACACAAACCGGACCGGGCACAATGAGGAGCTTGATCGGTTGGTAATGGAGAAGCTGAGCAGAAGGGGTAGGGGAGTAGGCGGATGTTTTCCTTAACCATTCGTAAACGCGAGGGCTCCTAAAGACTCTAAACGAAGCGCATGATTTTCTCTGAGAAGACGAAGTGTGTGATGTCGGGGTATTGAGAGGGCGGGATCCTGCTCGAGAATTCTCGAGGCCTCTTTGCCTGCCAGAGAAATCAGGTCGGCATCCTGGTAGAGATCTGCAATCCGGAGTGGAGGAAGGCCGCTCTGTGTTGTCCCGAGAATATCACCCGAACCTCGCAGTCGTAGATCCTCCTCCGCAATGACGAACCCATCGGTGCTCTGTTCCAGAATCCGCAACCGTTCCATAGCCTCGGGATTGCCGCTTCCCTCAATGAGGACGCAGGTGGAGGTGTAGGGGCCGCGTCCGATGCGTCCGCGGAGCTGATGAAGTTGAGCAAGGCCGAAGCGTTCGGCATTCTCGACAAGAAGGAAGGTGGCGTTGGGAATATCGACTCCCACTTCAATGACCGATGTGGTCACCAAGACATGAGTCTTTCCCGAGCGGAAGTCTTCCATGAGGGAAGTCTTTTCTTCCTTTTTCATGCGACCATGAAGCAGCGCACAGTTGTAGGGGGCAACTCGTTTCTGCCATGCGGCAACTTCCGCCTCCGCGGCTTTGGCTGTGAGTTTTTCCGATTCCTCAATCAAGGGATAGACGATGAAGGCCTGACGACCTTTCTCCAGTTGCCCTTTGAGGTAAGCTGTGATCTCGGGGAGTTTTCCGGGGTCACGGGCTGCTGTGCGTAGGGTTCCTCTGCCGGTCGGCAACTCGTTGATGATCGAGAGATCAAGGTCACCATAGAGAGTCTGAGCGAGTGTTCTGGGAATCGGAGTGGCAGTCATCACAAGCACATCGGGGGCTGAGGACAAGGCTGCAAGGTGCGTTCGCTGGAGGACACCGAACTTGTGCTGTTCGTCGATCACGACCAATCCGGCCCCGGCCAATGTCTTGTCATCATGCAGGAGTGCATGGGTGCCGATCACGGCCGTGGGTCTGTTATCTGCAGCAGGTAAGGGGGAGGACTTGCTCTTCCTGGCGCCGGTCAGTAGGTGCACCGGGATACCGAGGGGAGTAAGCCATGCCAGGA
The sequence above is a segment of the Verrucomicrobiota bacterium genome. Coding sequences within it:
- a CDS encoding type II toxin-antitoxin system HipA family toxin — its product is MKLSVHVLGREVGTLEPVGSFKSVMTYHPEVDPADFVSLTMPVRTESYGWDAPLHPIFQMNLPEGYLLKVLQEKFGPHIGSEPTALLSVVGRHMIGRIQVSAPGADLATPPQPFEVAEVLEGDNSEEAFAELVRQHATSGVSGVIPKFLDGTDTTFGIEAFNKTTLFTGKHIIKGSSRNLPYAALNEHLCMQVAAKVLPATKTEISMDGKALIAHRFDVDEEGRPHLGMEDFCCLLGLSPEKKYDTTWERIAKGVRNHVPGPTQREAFRQLSLMLLLTYALRNADCHAKNLALIYSSKTDARVSPAYDLLTTVVYPGYQNQPPGIAFMGKKTWAPGKNLQTFIAREFGIPLREQSLMIESICEAITDTAPKVREAISEHPDFRDLGKHMLLAWEEGIQTLRDRRHYSLPQPETENLLGGISDPPKLANPKTIVGQSEGLGTRRSRSKK
- a CDS encoding helix-turn-helix domain-containing protein — protein: MKTTAEFGQLLASRRKELSLKQKELAASAGVPSASLSRLENGHLPEFGLRKLISLLTVLGLELDVRPTGSAGNLDELRKELGGS
- a CDS encoding entericidin A/B family lipoprotein → MKHLFSLALVAIAAFSLSACHTVSGVGQDVSAAGRDVTKAANKVEQKINN
- a CDS encoding IMP dehydrogenase produces the protein MAATRTPDEIFYRGTDSFFNAHADIGLTFDDVTLATLYSDILPSQTQLDSRLTEALHLNIPVVSADMDTVTESRLAIAMALNGGLGLIHYNMPEKDQLWHVSRVKYHVQGLIQDPIKVSPDQSIGDVLQLIEEKNFGFSTFPVVDESDRLVGLLSGHVVKPRYASKKVSEALTPRSQVRTLSRKELGKDPIAVADKFFTEHVGIHKLLVVDDEDRLHGLITMSDVEKITQERKAQFKPARDSQFRLICGAAVSATRNAFGELDRERILNHVGALIERGVDVVAVSTAHGHSKGVGDTVKVLRDAFPKLPIIAGNVTSASGVEYLADCGANIIKIGQGPGSICTTRIVAGVGIPQMTALYVCSKAAEKKKVSILADGGITKSGDIVKALTMAQGVICGGMFAGCNEAPGEVVEIGGKPYKQYRGMGSLSAMNAGSAARYGHDKKDTTRKVAAEGVEALKEACGPVDRVLASLIGGIQSGMGYLGAANLEQLREKARYIRVSPAGQREASPHDVVELKTRN
- the recG gene encoding ATP-dependent DNA helicase RecG translates to MNTSPVDVTEEKSKKVLKKKPRTKKEKKSVSLPPHDPQISLEELGWIRRPQLTALGKLGIISLRDLLEHYPRRHEDRKRFDYFPDGESERAFCLSGIVGKTIFRRFGRMRSFEAEIEETSGSPLTARIILRWFNLFHVQKTVTTGVRVIVYGKVRLRGKRLCMEHPEFEVVTDEDRQSIHLDRIVPIHPAGEGISVRVIRGLIHRALSETDWEKWSDPLPERNCRWDKALRDIHFPEDSEHLEPSRRELALRELLGVQTLVTLRRNEARKPRGAAKRPEGKLLETFLRHLPFTMTEAQQRSLAAIRHDMAQDHRMQRLLQGDVGSGKTVVAASAMLLALEAGHRAILMAPTQILAEQHYRNFLAWLTPLGIPVHLLTGARKSKSSPLPAADNRPTAVIGTHALLHDDKTLAGAGLVVIDEQHKFGVLQRTHLAALSSAPDVLVMTATPIPRTLAQTLYGDLDLSIINELPTGRGTLRTAARDPGKLPEITAYLKGQLEKGRQAFIVYPLIEESEKLTAKAAEAEVAAWQKRVAPYNCALLHGRMKKEEKTSLMEDFRSGKTHVLVTTSVIEVGVDIPNATFLLVENAERFGLAQLHQLRGRIGRGPYTSTCVLIEGSGNPEAMERLRILEQSTDGFVIAEEDLRLRGSGDILGTTQSGLPPLRIADLYQDADLISLAGKEASRILEQDPALSIPRHHTLRLLRENHALRLESLGALAFTNG
- a CDS encoding type II toxin-antitoxin system HipA family toxin; translation: MEKKLQVHWWDGSVVGHLVHRGAVYFVYDEDWLRRGLNLSPISLPFTDLAFNGSKGVDGLPGLIADCLPDAWGRKVARAEFAARIWGEPSIMSLLAWRGRRGLGALGFEPATETGDSKLEQVSAKALAKGAAEIDRGSPSEVLPQLVRGGTAGGALPKSIVLSYPDGTLRVGEPDGEGTPSLLKFDATEDGVHARCEHVFAQMARGAGIDAVETRLLEESVDSSRRHLLVKRFDIPDQTSPSPKTLRRHFHTVSGLLHKEPTDLDYRDLFRLALRLHSASSQLREIARRMIFNVMASNMDDHAKNHAFQLDEEFGLWSLTPAYDMTFSPGLLSRGMTVSDETWPLSTTMEALCLDAGLSREEYREIFEAVESSLQKWPELAKEHEIPEVKVREISERFSRIREKVLQTG
- a CDS encoding tyrosine-type recombinase/integrase, which gives rise to MKKRYRLIRRGTRGGTYYCVASQTGSRTSLGKISADEAEQIVQHKNTALRQPMLNLQIARAYLAGSDSGVTTRTWGIALQTHLEMKTGANLKRWTTFSKDKAIKPLLPKILIETHAEELLNCVKNGTVSTNIFLRRLHNFCIDMGWIAWPIMPKRQWPVIRFKEKRGITLEEHTRIVEREHNPERKAFYKMAWHLGASQSDLASLKAEDVDWDNQVITFFRMKTKWRSVEPTQIRFGKEVEAILKDRPITGLLFPYLFTVRAGDRATEFKQRCDGLGTKGISLHSYRYAWAERAQVAGYPERFAQKALGHNSKAVHRAYARRAQVTLPPLEEYEAKIIPFNSPKNESASG
- a CDS encoding deoxyhypusine synthase family protein is translated as MSTSGPISNFIEHHYRHFNAAALKDAAHSYTAHLDKGGSMFMTIAGAMSTAELGLSLAEMIRQDKVHAICCTGANLEEDVFNLVAHDFYERVPNYRDLTGADEVALLERHMNRVTDTCIPEMEAMRRIESAVLQEWEAADKKGERLFPHEFMYRILLSGKLEYQIDPKNSWLMEAAKKNLPMFVPGWEDSTLGNMFAGHVISGDVKNVHTVRTGIEYMIALADWYTKNSKPLTASAGTGRHAGSPDGSIGFFQIGGGIAGDFPICVVPMLHQDLQRPEIPLWGYFCQISDSTTSYGSYSGAVPNEKITWGKLGINTPKHIIESDASIVAPLVFALILGW
- a CDS encoding helix-turn-helix transcriptional regulator, with amino-acid sequence MISILGEREAMKELGRRLRLHRLKQNLPQQHVADLVGISMPTYRKIEAGVGSVEFRHVARALGVLGFSEALHNLIPEPETTLKLKDLLAPERLKASPRTSK